tatacaaaacttgagtcttactttttgcaggcaaatgaagctttacgcacctgacaaaacaacgtgttgcatccacttacattctgcttaccccccgtactgtgttgcgtccacttagtccccagtaccatccatatacgatacatatctcgatataaaacaacacttgccctgcagtacactcgtagtacgtgtgcagaagttttgcatgttgttcatcatggtgagctgcttgcatgcccgctcttgagggcaagcacgtaTGCACATGCATGCGTCTGTTGACCGCCcccttcaagtcgagccactcaaaacgacggtcgagtttatcctgaagaaagtccttccgcggcgcgtttgacgctcacatgccttcgccagttgagtcaaagtactgaccaagctgctgaagaacaaaagccggcgcatctctcaaatcttggttacaaatggcctgcacatcgcatcagcatgctgccattgcgtcggtaaatgtaaaatgtgttattgctacatgtgagcaaataCACGCGCGCTAGAGCACGACAATGAGAAGCTACTTCAGAAACACAAACGACAGAAGGAAAAAAATCAGGGACAGCCGTcgcaagagactgcttggtcaaacgctaccatgccttgcgtagaggcgagaagcggcggaagcgtgtgtgtcttgcccgtcaaatttagttgaagtggcggccgctagaggtgTGGCTTACTGTAAAAAGGTCCATTTGTAAGGTAGTGGCAgtgagtaagcactgctgagcatcgacgaatatcagtgagtgtgaagtactgcacaactagcaaaaattggtgcttgaaaatgaacagtgctgtacaaaaaatATACTCTTCAAATGCTCCTGTGACAAAGGTGCCATAGAGgccatggcagttataattcctgtaaCATTTACACAATAATatgaacacagacatggaagtgcaatttgaagtcacagaaagccacacacaaatgtcttcgtgcacaaatatgcactacattgtgtccactgcagagctcacttcctttgcaaagagatgcaatgctcttgtaaggccttcaacaagccttaagtataaaccgcatgcatgcgatcttgcgcgcgacagcgacaagtgacgtgacggagatggctgtcgcgttcgctcatcgcctacaagtcgtaccacacgcgagcgatgactttgagcgctgtctccccggtgttgctggtatgagggcagcaaatacgtgccgtaactggtgtgacgcatgctctattagtttaacttgatgcgttttactgtaaagagcaccataaatgtttcttaaggtcttgcactaggttcttacctttgtgcgtatcaaaattgagtcattcgcttgttccgtgtgacaatcggttgtacttgactgatgtacatcctgttctggcttcgcgctattggctagtcgctccgggcgacgaattgtagatttccagaaccgagcgatcaagcgacaagaacgagcgatcagtttgcgcgacggcttgttacgtcgctcaaagccgtcgctcatcgccgtcgcgcacacaatcgctctcatgcggtttgggcttgggtaaaaaatgctagcatgtagcaccatttttttatataaagcacagccacatgacaTAAATAagtaacaacatataaatctaaaatcGTGTCAACTTTCAGTTGTCATACCTTTCTTTTGGTGCTCTTCTTGCTCTTTTCTTAGGACAATACAGGCTTCctgagccttttcgacgtgtgcagcaccatttcttcagtttctgcattgcatttaacaaagcattacaaagctgacactgccgacaggcagtaatgttaggtgataaacattcaagtgtcataataacaaatcaggccagaatatcagttactctggtctccccctggcattactctcgtttcatcctttcatgaatgcaaagcatttgcaagcgtggctctcacgtccactacacgacagatacccgttcatgcagcagacaggttctcatgtggcatatgtttttccatcagactaaatatggagccgcttaacatttacgcccaaaattatgtgtccaaaactaaaattctgctgctaactgccaaaagcacacatttgcgccgatggcccctcctgcgaagcagtgtctaccttgagcgtccgcggcagtgcgtgctgcaccccctcccatttcataacgccgacacttccagacatatcgcagactgcccgagactctaatcaaaggagagatacgtctcgagcagccaggcctaaaccccaaagtcacgctacgagattgcgccggacatttgcttactgcacaatgagcgggacaaagcacatgccggtgaagattaaatcgttcgaaatgttagtcgtataaacatttaaggtgtgcttattaacgaatgagtagaacttaccagccatgtgcagcactctgtcgcatcgccgttccaccacacgtcgtagaggacaattggatcgaaatccacgacattctctgggttaaagttttgcactgcggtgtgcctgacaaccgcagtggtcatgtccacttcatattcaacgaatacaagcatctcgagcttaacacagtgcaaTGCAATCGTTCTCGCTAagatgacagctgtggctatgACCGTGGACtctatggatgcggattggcatgcgacttcgactgccaccactgcatcacccaaaccaaaccaaaacagaaaagaaaaatactactaaagcaatgccgtacaacAGTAGTGGGTGGAAGCATGGACGAAGGAAAAAAACCTTTTTCTtaagttttttccttcctccatgggtggaaggcacaaagttgtacagttgtacagaagcttaatgataagaaatgttgagaactgcattaggcttaagcattcttaaaatgacatcccaactcatgagagtaattatgaatttgacatcgatcgtttgtgtgttttgtatacgtggtcaatgaacacgattgttggcgttcattcattttgcccaccgcgTCCATGTAGAGGGGCAAGATCAGATTTCTCTgagtgcaataaaaaaattttcagcgcacgcaaactcgcacaacacagacacagatgcacatgcgcgccggccgcaattttgtagcgattccgtctccgatgatattccttttcgcacttttcgcgctttgtgaggggtcagagcgacgacccgcccgcgttatcaaagcgatcaaggccgcgattttgtatcaaggcattatgacttattctactctagtcttatcatccaccgctcacggccggctgatcccgttcataatgcgagcggaccgtcgctccaaccactgacaaagcgcgataagcgcgtaaaggcattattacattaaaggcatcgctacaaaataccggcctagccggccatgagcggcggatgataagaggggcatatgatcgagcggaatacatcgctacaaaatcatggccctgcagtaatcaaaaagagttttggaagtgagcgtttgcgttgtaacttctctgcctgggcatgcacgttaggttcatcgctctgccatgcattgtcaagcagctgacaCCGTCTATTAGCccggaaaatatatatatatatacgaaggccaagagcgcgcgtccaatgcggcttacagaaaaaaagACATACTTTTCATGCCTcagcaatgcagcacacgcatcgttaacgtaggagctgatcaattacatatatgcacatggatattaatatgcaaaatgacaccgccgaaacaaggaaaccttaaacagcttgtttctgtttagaaacggtgatcatgcatacaaactaattaGCAAAAGACTGCATGCACATTTCTGCTCGagtaataaatgaagaggaattacaagcttaattgtaattgcaccgaagctgcgTGCGACACATTGGGCACTGAAATACAGTTCATATATAAGCACAAGGTTTCCCAACAACCAGAATCATACAAAAGTAATTGTTctagaagcaacaggtgcactccaagcagagcattttagcggggattaactggccgcggtgggccagaactcagcatagcaagttagtggtggctggatatttcttaatagttttttatttactagttgtaacaacgtaccattatttcttattatattgaagtgcagttgccgcgacaccacacgccttaagaacacggaagcggcaatagggacaccaaaaccacaacccagactggtccatgggttggggctcgccgaggcccctactcacggacctacttgcttccaactttgatccccccgctgccccttgggtgccctagagatgctgcgcggcctgctttatataatgtcaggtgttctcctaaggcctccatttgccatttacatatgtgccctcttggagcagtactcgtaaaaaaaatccagtctattgttgcgacgaaaACAGCACCCCGCTacgaaaaaagctgcccacgaCTTCTGTATGATATgtagtcaagaattcgacgaaagttcgtctggtcaggtaacatgatgaggaagaagatgcggtcactgaccaagtcaaagtaatacacagagacgtttcgggacccgtacgggttccttgttcacactaagcaggcaagagccgtaagtcgctttttatactaaaatgtgacgtaatgagcgggtgtaactggcagggagattgccatctgtcctgttgatagtgtcctccgtggtctgaataaaaactgattctaatagtagtcttgtggccggattcttctccttggctattatagtggcgttatcccaattgatgcagtgaccgtgattatcggcgtgctctgccagtgcgttcgacgctttcttgttgttgcagacgtccctccgatgttcctttaatcttctggtgaagttgccagtttcgccgatgtaactgcagctgcagtcTGCGCATGGTATCTTGTAGACAACACCAGGGTAGCTCTTGCTGTCTAATCGATCTTTCACGTTAACAAGCTGATTTCTCAGTTTGTTGGAGGGCATGTGCGCAACGCGAAGGTCATACCTTGAAAAGATACGGCTTAGAGCTTCGCTGACCCCAGGAACATATGGAACGCCGGCGCGTCTTCGGAACGACTTGCCCTGGGATGGCCTGGGATGGAGGACACGATCTTcattagtcttaataaatttcATTGGGTACCCGTTCGTCATTAATTCGCGATGGATTGTCTGaagttctttcctgatttcgtcgtCACTTGAACAGATGCGTGTTGCCCGCGTCACCAGAGAAGAAACAACGGATTGCTTGTGACAAGCTGGGTGGCACGAATTAAAATTTAGGTAGTGTCCGGTATGCGTCGCTTTCCTGTGCACAGCAAACGAGAGCTTATTTCCGGTTCGGCCCACCTGGACGTCGAGGAAGGGAAGGCCGCTGTCGCACTCGTATTCTGCGGTAAACTGTATTGCTGCCTCTATCGAGTTGAGAACACGCAGGAGCCGTGGGGCATCATTCTTATTTAGGATGCAGAAGCAGTCGTCCACGTAGCGGACGAATATCTTGGGCGCGGGAGCGAAGTCGGCAAGGGCCTTCTGTTCAACTAGCTCCATGACCAAATTGGCCGTAGTAACGGAGATGGAAGCCCCCATGGCAGTTCCGTGGATCTGCTTATAACACTGCTTGCGGTAGGTGAAATACGTGTTGCTTAGGCAAAATTCTAGCAGCTCGCAGACGTCCTGTACCTCCAAAGGTGTGCGCTCTGCGAGCGTTTCGTCCGCCAGCAGGACCTTCGTGCACGCCGCTACGGCCAAGTCGACAGGCACGGAAGTGAAGAGCGCTCTGACGTCGAAGGATACCATCACGTCTTCTTCATCCAGGGAAATgtcgcgcactttttccacgaaaGCTGACGAATTGGCAATGTGCGTTGCTGTTTTTCCGGCGAGTGGGCCCAACACTTGGTGTAGGTAACCCGAAAGTCGGTGCAGCGGCGACCTTGTGAAGTCGACGATGGGCCGTAGCGGAACGCCTGGCTTGTGTACTTTGGGCAGGCCGTAAATTGCAGGTGCAGACCCATTGGTACACAGGAGGCGATAGTAAAGGTGCTTGTGCTGCGGCGGCACGAACTTAAAAATATTGGAGAGTAgcgtctctgtgtattactttgacttggtcagtgaccgcatcttcttcctcaccacgacttctgcaacgccactcagATCCTTGCCGAGTAATTATAGCATAGGTACGACGTGGTTTACTGAACGTGTAGATCGTGCGCGCCGCTTTTAGGAATGTGCTgccacacgaaattatggtagcattgccactaaatatgca
The DNA window shown above is from Dermacentor silvarum isolate Dsil-2018 chromosome 1, BIME_Dsil_1.4, whole genome shotgun sequence and carries:
- the LOC125943238 gene encoding uncharacterized protein LOC125943238, which encodes MVSFDVRALFTSVPVDLAVAACTKVLLADETLAERTPLEVQDVCELLEFCLSNTYFTYRKQCYKQIHGTAMGASISVTTANLVMELVEQKALADFAPAPKIFVRYVDDCFCILNKNDAPRLLRVLNSIEAAIQFTAEYECDSGLPFLDVQLRCNYN